Proteins from a genomic interval of Streptomyces sp. NBC_00820:
- a CDS encoding ABC transporter permease: protein MSLPTATWDWLTDPAHWSGADGIGNRLLQHLVLTVVCLAVSCLIALPIALVLGHLGKGGALAVNISNVGRAVPTFAVLVLLLLTPVGKWGEGPTVVALVLFAVPPLLTNAYVGMREVDRSVVRAARGMGMTGRQMLLRVELPLASPMVLNGVRIAAVQLVATATIAALAGGGGLGRIITAGFNLASTPQVVAGALLVAAFALVVEAVFEIAERLAPTWVRAGR, encoded by the coding sequence ATGAGCCTGCCGACCGCCACCTGGGACTGGCTCACCGACCCCGCGCACTGGTCGGGCGCCGACGGCATCGGGAACCGGCTGCTCCAGCACCTCGTGCTGACCGTCGTCTGCCTGGCCGTCAGCTGCCTGATCGCGCTGCCGATCGCCCTGGTCCTCGGGCATCTCGGCAAGGGCGGCGCGCTCGCGGTCAACATCTCCAACGTCGGCCGCGCCGTGCCCACCTTCGCGGTGCTGGTCCTGCTCCTGCTGACCCCGGTCGGGAAGTGGGGCGAGGGACCCACGGTAGTCGCCCTGGTGCTGTTCGCCGTGCCGCCGCTGCTCACCAACGCCTACGTCGGCATGCGCGAGGTGGACCGGAGTGTCGTACGGGCGGCCCGGGGGATGGGGATGACCGGGCGGCAGATGCTGCTGCGCGTGGAGCTTCCCCTCGCGTCCCCGATGGTCCTCAACGGGGTACGGATCGCCGCCGTCCAGCTCGTGGCCACCGCCACCATCGCGGCCCTCGCGGGCGGCGGCGGCCTCGGCCGGATCATCACGGCCGGCTTCAACCTCGCCAGCACACCCCAGGTGGTCGCGGGTGCCCTCCTCGTCGCCGCGTTCGCCCTCGTCGTCGAGGCCGTCTTCGAGATCGCCGAACGCCTGGCGCCGACGTGGGTGAGGGCCGGCCGATGA
- a CDS encoding ABC transporter substrate-binding protein, with protein sequence MRGRTAAAAATLVALTACTGGPSLENRGAVTAPPGDSHHLTIGSAGFTESDLLAQLYARLLNQAGYKTSVLTVANRELYEPALESGQIDVVPEYAATFADWLNAKTHGADAPPAGSPDLDATMKALRGLAAPRGLVVLPPGRAVDQNAFAVSASYARRHHLRTLSDLGASGLKVRLAAGDECVQRPYCAPGLRKVYGIDVTGVDPKGVGTTPAKRAVREGRDQMVLTTSTDATLDAFGLVLLADDKHLQNADYVVPVVNRSRAGSARVAKALGRLNDVLTTADLADMNRQVDSWRRLPADVARNYLKDKGLLKQPRAAPGAE encoded by the coding sequence ATGAGAGGCCGTACGGCCGCCGCGGCGGCCACGCTCGTCGCCCTGACCGCCTGCACCGGCGGACCCTCCCTGGAGAACCGGGGCGCGGTCACCGCACCGCCCGGCGACAGCCACCACCTCACCATCGGCTCCGCGGGCTTCACCGAGAGCGACCTGCTCGCCCAGTTGTACGCGCGACTGCTGAACCAGGCCGGATACAAGACCTCCGTCCTCACGGTCGCCAACCGGGAACTGTACGAACCGGCCCTGGAATCCGGCCAGATCGACGTCGTACCCGAGTACGCGGCCACCTTCGCCGACTGGCTGAACGCCAAGACGCACGGCGCCGACGCACCCCCGGCCGGCTCACCCGACCTCGACGCCACCATGAAGGCCCTGCGCGGACTCGCGGCGCCCCGCGGGCTCGTGGTCCTGCCGCCCGGCCGGGCCGTGGACCAGAACGCCTTCGCCGTCAGCGCCTCCTACGCACGCCGCCACCACCTCAGGACCCTCAGCGACCTCGGCGCCTCCGGGCTGAAGGTGCGGCTGGCCGCGGGGGACGAGTGCGTGCAGCGGCCGTACTGCGCTCCGGGTCTGAGGAAGGTGTACGGCATCGACGTCACGGGCGTCGACCCCAAGGGCGTCGGCACGACACCGGCCAAGCGGGCCGTGCGGGAAGGCCGGGACCAGATGGTGCTGACCACGTCCACGGACGCCACCCTGGACGCGTTCGGGCTGGTCCTGCTCGCCGACGACAAGCATCTGCAGAACGCCGACTACGTCGTCCCGGTCGTCAACCGTTCCCGCGCGGGCAGCGCACGCGTCGCGAAGGCACTGGGCAGGCTCAACGACGTCCTGACGACAGCCGACCTGGCGGACATGAACCGGCAGGTCGACAGCTGGCGCCGGCTGCCCGCCGACGTCGCGCGGAACTACCTGAAGGACAAGGGCCTGCTGAAACAGCCCAGGGCGGCCCCGGGCGCCGAATAG